From Amycolatopsis sp. cg9, one genomic window encodes:
- a CDS encoding FadR/GntR family transcriptional regulator, translating to MTSDEETAPPAPYRPGYELVAEQILRLIAELELRPGDRMPTEVELAARMGTSRTVVREAVKILSAIGRVRAHKGRGLYVSDDEGMLGASRWGGFFLPADLDHVYMLFEFRRVQETAAGRLAAVNATPVQLRAIEAAAETCRHGHLTGQTALFDRGDDDFHLGIATASHNQFLVAAVREARRLQRQSNIIGMSGAVGGHAAGAVDEHAAIFRAIRDGDPDAAADAVAVHLDNTLEDYRREIQRRLFGR from the coding sequence GTGACCAGTGATGAGGAAACCGCGCCGCCGGCCCCGTACCGGCCCGGCTACGAACTGGTGGCCGAGCAGATCCTGCGGCTCATCGCCGAGCTGGAGCTGCGGCCCGGTGACCGGATGCCGACCGAGGTCGAGCTGGCGGCGCGGATGGGAACCAGCCGGACCGTGGTGCGGGAGGCCGTCAAGATCCTCTCGGCGATCGGCCGGGTACGCGCGCACAAGGGACGTGGGCTGTATGTCTCCGACGACGAGGGCATGCTCGGCGCTTCCCGCTGGGGCGGGTTCTTCCTGCCCGCCGACCTCGACCACGTCTACATGCTCTTCGAGTTCCGCCGGGTCCAGGAGACCGCCGCCGGCCGGCTGGCGGCGGTCAACGCCACCCCGGTGCAGCTGCGCGCGATCGAGGCCGCCGCCGAGACCTGCCGCCACGGTCACCTGACCGGCCAGACCGCGCTGTTCGACCGCGGCGACGACGACTTCCACCTCGGGATCGCCACCGCGTCGCACAACCAGTTCCTCGTGGCGGCCGTGCGCGAAGCCCGCCGCCTGCAACGCCAGTCGAACATCATCGGGATGTCCGGCGCGGTCGGCGGCCACGCGGCGGGCGCGGTCGACGAGCACGCCGCGATCTTCCGGGCGATCCGCGACGGCGACCCGGACGCGGCGGCCGACGCGGTCGCCGTCCACCTCGACAACACCCTGGAGGACTACCGCCGCGAAATCCAGCGCCGCCTCTTCGGCCGATGA
- a CDS encoding PQQ-dependent sugar dehydrogenase → MSGFSALRRGALAAAAVVAAALAPVLATPGAPAGAAALPPDSKFQKVTLHTETGNPMALDVAPDGRVFYIDRLGDVKVVKPTGTTVLATHLNVFTANESGGLNIALDPGFATNQWVYVYYSPNNAGNVDRLSRFTVSGDTIDQSTEKVVLDVPVQRAECCHHGAGLVIDKKNGNLWLSLGDNTNPFASDGYSPLDQRSGRAYWDAERTAGNTNSLSGKVLRIHPEANGTYTIPSGNLFAPGTANTRPEIYTMGERNPFRMGLDPKTGYPLVANYGPDAPNASSARGPQNTVEWDVVSKPGNAGWPFCVGPNLAYNRYDFATGASGAQFDCAGGPTNSSPNNTGLTKLPPAIPAQVYYHYTADPAHFPQLSGGAPMAGPVYRFDPNLASTRKWPVDFDGRAVFAEWNTSSMFTFQLDSGGTTVTSIDPLLPSVKFNRPMDFEFGPDGALYVVEWGTGYGGGNSDASIVRVDYLGGGSAAPVAKAAADRTNGPAPLTVNFSSAGSTDPGGSALRYSWNFGDGTTSTAANPSHTYTAGTYTAVLTVTNSAGVTGTASVAVTAGNTAPAVTITTPPAGGLFDWGDSVDFAVTVSDPEDGTIDCSQVTVQAYLGHDEHGHPLDQYRGCTARVQTTLSSGHSENDNIFYVVEASYTDKGGAGGAGPLTGRSQVVLQPKMKQAEFFTATGRTADGKGTDTAGVTVETATDPQGGGSSAAFVQDGDWWSVDPMALDNTTGLHVRASSGGSGGTLEVRRNAPDGALVASVPITGTGGWQTWQDFAVGLTNPPTGTGKLYFVARNPAGQSGAAYLFNVNWVHFTGSGVGQPGTTPSGKQIVGTPSGRCVEVPNSSTANGTQVQLRDCGQAANQQWTYSSTKQLVVYGNKCLDASGQGTANGTQVIIWDCHNQVNQQWNVNGNGTITGVQSGLCVDANAQGTANGTKIILWSCGGQANQQWSLR, encoded by the coding sequence ATGTCCGGATTTTCCGCGCTGCGCCGCGGCGCACTGGCGGCGGCCGCGGTAGTGGCCGCCGCCCTGGCCCCGGTGCTCGCGACCCCCGGTGCCCCGGCCGGCGCGGCGGCGCTGCCGCCGGACTCGAAGTTCCAGAAGGTCACGCTGCACACCGAGACCGGCAACCCGATGGCGCTCGACGTCGCCCCGGACGGGCGGGTCTTCTACATCGACCGGCTCGGTGACGTGAAAGTCGTCAAGCCCACCGGCACCACGGTTCTCGCGACGCACCTGAACGTCTTCACGGCCAACGAGTCCGGCGGCCTCAACATCGCGCTCGACCCGGGGTTCGCCACCAACCAGTGGGTGTACGTCTACTACTCGCCGAACAACGCCGGCAACGTCGATCGGCTGAGCCGGTTCACCGTCAGCGGCGACACCATCGACCAGTCGACCGAGAAGGTCGTGCTGGACGTGCCGGTGCAGCGCGCCGAATGCTGCCACCACGGCGCCGGCCTGGTCATCGACAAGAAGAACGGGAACCTCTGGTTGTCGCTGGGGGACAACACGAACCCGTTCGCCTCGGACGGCTACAGCCCGCTGGACCAGCGCTCCGGGCGCGCGTACTGGGACGCCGAACGCACCGCGGGCAACACGAACAGCCTGTCCGGCAAGGTCCTGCGGATCCACCCGGAAGCCAACGGGACGTACACGATCCCCTCGGGCAACCTGTTCGCGCCCGGCACGGCGAACACCCGCCCGGAGATCTACACGATGGGTGAGCGCAACCCGTTCCGGATGGGCCTCGACCCGAAGACCGGCTACCCCCTGGTCGCCAACTACGGCCCGGACGCGCCGAACGCCAGCTCGGCCCGCGGCCCGCAGAACACCGTCGAATGGGACGTCGTCAGCAAGCCGGGCAACGCCGGCTGGCCGTTCTGCGTCGGCCCGAACCTGGCCTACAACCGGTACGACTTCGCCACCGGCGCGTCGGGCGCGCAGTTCGACTGCGCCGGCGGCCCCACCAACAGCTCGCCCAACAACACCGGGCTGACGAAGCTGCCCCCGGCCATCCCGGCCCAGGTGTACTACCACTACACCGCCGATCCGGCGCACTTCCCGCAGCTGTCCGGCGGCGCGCCGATGGCCGGGCCGGTCTACCGGTTCGACCCGAACCTCGCCTCGACCCGCAAGTGGCCGGTGGACTTCGACGGCCGCGCGGTCTTCGCCGAGTGGAACACCAGCTCGATGTTCACCTTCCAGCTCGACAGCGGCGGCACCACCGTCACCTCGATCGACCCGCTGCTGCCGTCGGTGAAGTTCAACCGGCCGATGGACTTCGAGTTCGGCCCGGACGGCGCGCTCTACGTCGTCGAGTGGGGGACCGGGTACGGCGGCGGGAACAGCGACGCCTCGATCGTCCGGGTCGACTACCTCGGCGGCGGCTCGGCCGCACCGGTCGCGAAGGCGGCCGCGGACCGCACCAACGGGCCCGCCCCGCTCACCGTGAACTTCTCCAGCGCCGGTTCGACCGACCCGGGCGGCTCGGCGTTGCGGTACAGCTGGAACTTCGGCGACGGCACCACGTCCACCGCGGCGAACCCGAGCCACACCTACACCGCCGGCACCTACACCGCCGTGCTGACCGTGACCAACTCGGCCGGGGTCACCGGGACCGCGAGCGTCGCCGTCACCGCGGGCAACACGGCGCCGGCGGTCACCATCACCACCCCGCCGGCCGGCGGGCTGTTCGACTGGGGCGACTCGGTGGACTTCGCCGTCACGGTCAGCGATCCGGAGGACGGGACGATCGACTGCTCGCAGGTGACCGTCCAGGCCTACCTCGGGCACGACGAGCACGGGCACCCGCTCGACCAGTACCGCGGCTGCACCGCCCGGGTGCAGACCACGCTTTCCTCGGGGCACAGCGAAAACGACAACATCTTCTACGTCGTCGAAGCGTCCTACACCGACAAGGGCGGCGCCGGGGGAGCCGGTCCGCTCACCGGCCGCTCGCAGGTGGTCCTGCAACCGAAGATGAAGCAGGCCGAGTTCTTCACTGCCACCGGCCGGACCGCTGACGGGAAGGGCACGGACACCGCGGGCGTCACCGTGGAAACGGCCACCGACCCGCAGGGCGGCGGCAGCAGCGCGGCGTTCGTCCAGGACGGCGACTGGTGGTCGGTCGACCCGATGGCCCTGGACAACACCACCGGCCTCCACGTCCGGGCGTCCTCGGGCGGGTCCGGGGGAACGCTCGAGGTGCGCCGCAACGCGCCGGACGGCGCACTGGTCGCCTCGGTGCCGATCACCGGCACCGGCGGCTGGCAGACCTGGCAGGACTTCGCGGTCGGCCTGACGAACCCGCCCACCGGCACCGGAAAGCTCTACTTCGTGGCCCGCAACCCCGCGGGCCAGAGCGGGGCCGCCTACCTGTTCAACGTCAACTGGGTCCACTTCACCGGCTCCGGCGTCGGTCAGCCCGGCACGACGCCGTCGGGCAAGCAGATCGTGGGGACGCCCTCCGGCCGGTGCGTGGAGGTACCGAACTCCTCGACGGCCAACGGGACCCAGGTGCAGCTGCGGGACTGCGGCCAGGCCGCCAACCAGCAGTGGACGTACTCCAGCACGAAGCAGCTGGTGGTCTACGGGAACAAGTGCCTGGATGCGTCCGGCCAGGGCACGGCCAACGGCACGCAGGTGATCATCTGGGACTGCCACAACCAGGTGAACCAGCAGTGGAACGTCAACGGCAACGGCACGATCACCGGCGTCCAGTCCGGGCTGTGCGTCGACGCGAACGCCCAAGGCACGGCCAACGGCACGAAGATCATCCTCTGGTCCTGCGGGGGCCAGGCCAACCAGCAATGGAGCCTGCGGTGA
- a CDS encoding RICIN domain-containing protein, whose protein sequence is MPPRTGSVAAALAAALVVTALAAAPAHAATVTIAVAPSGDDANPGTPAQPVATPARAQQLARARSADDDVVVQLAGGTYRLAAPLTFTSADSGQNGHTVTWQPASGEPPILSGGSPVTGWTVQDTSQNIWVAAVPPGADSRQLFVDGALAPRASIPISRGDVQITTSGLTIVNPALNYLATLPGQNRIEVESQNSFTDRYSPVDHVSGTSIVMQQPAWNNNNWGYDTLAKPFGGGQLYLENSYSFLKTTGQWYLDPQAGRLYYKAPGGWVPGAHDVELPRLTSLLRISGSYDNPVRGLAFKGLHFEHTTWLTPGTPVGYANQQSGTFLPAAAPMPGDFLSSCQSGCPLFEGARNGWAQAPAAVQVSAATGITFSGNTFTHLGQVALGIGNDANAHATGVGLGASSITVDHNTFTEDSGAGIVVGGVRPDAHHPANPAMTNRDITLSGNTVSRVALDYREMAGILSTYVTHAVITHNDVANLTYDGIDVGWGWGANDPGGSQDYRNRGLYSYQPVYSTPTTLRDTVVSYNRVHGTKKLMHDGGSIYNLSADPGSSIDHNHVYDNNHTVGLYLDEGSRYVSLSANVIQDSGVWAFTNASGSNNTSDSTFGGNWYNGGATNVATGPPHNNVLSGNVQVSGTNWPSGAQQVIAAAGPAGTGPAASPVRSAGSGKCLDVNGVSTTPGAQVQIWDCHGGTNQSWTRTTAGELTVYGGDSTRCLDASGQGTTPGTKVVVWTCNGGANQRWQVTSAGAVTGVQSGLCLDVTDGGTANGTAVRLWTCTGQADQKWTFG, encoded by the coding sequence ATGCCGCCGCGCACCGGATCCGTGGCCGCCGCGCTCGCCGCCGCCCTCGTGGTGACCGCGCTCGCGGCGGCGCCCGCCCACGCCGCGACCGTCACCATCGCCGTGGCGCCGAGCGGTGACGACGCCAACCCCGGCACCCCCGCGCAGCCGGTCGCCACCCCGGCCAGGGCGCAGCAGCTGGCCCGCGCCCGGTCGGCGGACGACGACGTGGTCGTGCAGCTGGCCGGCGGCACGTACCGGCTCGCCGCCCCGCTGACGTTCACCAGCGCCGACTCCGGCCAGAACGGCCACACCGTCACCTGGCAGCCCGCGTCCGGCGAGCCGCCGATCCTCTCCGGCGGCTCGCCGGTCACCGGCTGGACGGTGCAGGACACGAGCCAGAACATCTGGGTGGCGGCCGTGCCGCCGGGCGCCGACTCGCGCCAGCTGTTCGTGGACGGCGCGCTGGCACCGCGTGCGTCGATCCCGATCTCGCGCGGCGACGTGCAGATCACGACGTCCGGCCTGACCATCGTCAACCCCGCGCTGAACTACCTCGCCACGCTGCCGGGGCAGAACCGGATCGAGGTGGAGAGCCAGAACTCCTTCACCGACCGGTACTCCCCCGTCGACCACGTCAGCGGCACGTCGATCGTCATGCAGCAACCGGCGTGGAACAACAACAACTGGGGCTACGACACCCTCGCCAAGCCCTTCGGCGGCGGCCAGCTGTACCTGGAGAACTCGTACTCGTTCCTCAAGACCACCGGCCAGTGGTACCTGGACCCGCAGGCTGGGCGGCTCTACTACAAAGCACCGGGCGGGTGGGTGCCCGGCGCCCACGACGTCGAGCTGCCGCGGCTGACGTCGCTGCTGCGGATCAGCGGCAGCTACGACAACCCGGTGCGGGGCCTCGCTTTCAAGGGACTGCACTTCGAGCACACGACGTGGCTCACACCGGGCACACCGGTCGGCTACGCCAACCAGCAGAGCGGCACGTTCCTGCCGGCCGCGGCGCCGATGCCGGGTGACTTCCTGAGCTCCTGCCAGTCGGGCTGCCCGCTGTTCGAGGGCGCCCGCAACGGCTGGGCGCAGGCCCCGGCCGCGGTCCAGGTCTCGGCCGCCACCGGGATCACGTTCAGCGGCAACACCTTCACCCACCTCGGGCAGGTGGCACTCGGCATCGGCAACGACGCGAACGCGCACGCGACCGGGGTCGGCCTCGGGGCGTCGTCGATCACCGTGGACCACAACACCTTCACCGAGGACTCCGGCGCGGGCATCGTCGTCGGCGGCGTGCGGCCGGACGCCCACCACCCGGCGAACCCGGCGATGACCAACCGCGACATCACGCTGTCGGGCAACACGGTGAGCCGGGTCGCGCTGGACTACCGGGAAATGGCCGGCATCCTGTCGACCTACGTCACGCACGCCGTGATCACGCACAACGACGTGGCGAACCTGACCTACGACGGGATCGACGTCGGCTGGGGCTGGGGCGCGAACGACCCGGGCGGCAGCCAGGACTACCGCAACCGGGGCCTGTACAGCTACCAGCCGGTGTACTCCACGCCGACGACCCTGCGCGACACCGTCGTCAGCTACAACCGGGTGCACGGCACGAAGAAGCTCATGCACGACGGCGGCAGCATCTACAACCTCTCGGCCGACCCGGGCAGCTCCATCGACCACAACCACGTCTACGACAACAACCACACGGTCGGCCTGTACCTGGACGAGGGTTCCCGCTACGTTTCCCTGTCGGCCAACGTGATCCAGGATTCCGGGGTCTGGGCCTTCACCAACGCCAGTGGCAGCAACAACACCAGCGACAGCACGTTCGGCGGCAATTGGTACAACGGCGGCGCGACCAACGTCGCCACCGGGCCGCCGCACAACAACGTGCTGAGCGGCAACGTCCAGGTGAGCGGCACCAACTGGCCGTCGGGCGCGCAGCAGGTCATCGCCGCCGCGGGCCCGGCCGGGACCGGACCGGCCGCGAGCCCCGTGCGCTCGGCCGGATCGGGCAAGTGCCTGGACGTCAACGGCGTGAGCACCACCCCCGGCGCCCAGGTGCAGATCTGGGACTGCCACGGCGGCACCAACCAGTCCTGGACCCGGACCACCGCGGGGGAACTGACCGTCTACGGCGGCGACAGCACCCGGTGCCTGGACGCCTCCGGGCAGGGCACCACCCCGGGCACCAAGGTCGTGGTCTGGACCTGCAACGGCGGCGCCAACCAGCGCTGGCAGGTCACGTCGGCGGGTGCCGTCACCGGTGTCCAATCCGGACTGTGCCTGGACGTGACCGACGGCGGTACCGCCAACGGCACCGCCGTCCGGCTCTGGACCTGCACCGGGCAGGCCGACCAGAAGTGGACCTTCGGCTGA
- a CDS encoding PHB depolymerase family esterase, producing the protein MKRLLAFLLLLPLAVVFAVAPPAAAAALTRVTGFGANPTNLGMYLYVPDTVAPKPALLVLVHYCSGSASAIFTGNGHDYATAADRYGYLIVVPEATRDGHCFDVSTKAGLTRDGGSDTTGIMAMVAWTRQHHDVDPGRIVVSGFSSGAMMTNVLAAQYPDVFSAGAAFSGVPAGCFATTDGSLWNSQCAGGNVVKSAQQWADQAHAMYPGYPGTYPRMQLWHGNQDTTLAYPNFGEEIKQWTALRGLGQTPSSTDHPQSSWTRNRYGGTGTQAPVEGITIAGTGHTLPQAGMLAYAISFLGLDGGGSPATGAPVRSVAAGRCLDVPGQSTTPGTRMQVWDCHGGANQAWTATAAGELTVYSGGTLRCLDAEGAGTTPGTAAIIWACHGGANQKWRIGSDGSITATQSGLCLELAGATANGTAVRLGTCTHATTQQWTRN; encoded by the coding sequence GTGAAACGTCTGCTCGCCTTCCTCCTCCTCTTGCCGCTCGCGGTGGTGTTCGCGGTCGCCCCGCCGGCCGCGGCCGCCGCGCTGACCCGCGTCACCGGGTTCGGTGCCAACCCCACCAACCTCGGCATGTACCTGTACGTGCCGGACACCGTGGCGCCCAAGCCGGCCCTGCTCGTGCTGGTGCACTACTGCAGCGGGTCGGCGAGCGCGATCTTCACCGGCAACGGGCACGACTACGCGACGGCGGCCGACCGCTACGGCTACCTCATCGTCGTGCCGGAGGCGACCCGGGACGGCCACTGCTTCGACGTGTCCACGAAAGCGGGCCTGACCCGAGACGGCGGCAGCGACACCACCGGCATCATGGCGATGGTCGCCTGGACGCGCCAGCACCACGACGTGGACCCGGGCCGGATCGTGGTCAGCGGCTTCTCCTCGGGCGCGATGATGACGAACGTCCTCGCCGCGCAGTACCCCGACGTCTTCTCCGCCGGTGCCGCGTTCTCCGGCGTGCCCGCCGGGTGCTTCGCGACCACCGACGGCTCGCTCTGGAACAGCCAGTGCGCGGGCGGGAACGTCGTCAAGTCCGCGCAGCAGTGGGCCGACCAGGCGCACGCGATGTACCCCGGCTACCCCGGCACCTACCCGCGGATGCAGCTGTGGCACGGCAACCAGGACACCACGTTGGCGTACCCGAACTTCGGCGAAGAGATCAAGCAGTGGACCGCGCTGCGCGGGCTGGGCCAGACGCCGTCGTCCACCGACCACCCTCAGTCGTCGTGGACCCGGAACCGCTACGGCGGCACGGGCACCCAGGCGCCCGTCGAGGGCATCACGATCGCGGGTACCGGCCACACCCTGCCGCAGGCGGGAATGCTCGCGTACGCCATCTCCTTCCTCGGGCTCGACGGCGGCGGGAGCCCGGCCACCGGCGCGCCGGTGCGTTCGGTGGCCGCGGGCCGGTGCCTGGACGTGCCGGGGCAGTCGACCACCCCAGGCACCCGGATGCAGGTCTGGGACTGCCACGGCGGCGCGAACCAGGCGTGGACGGCCACGGCGGCCGGGGAGCTGACCGTCTATTCCGGCGGCACGCTGCGCTGCCTGGACGCCGAGGGCGCCGGGACCACGCCCGGCACCGCCGCGATCATCTGGGCGTGCCACGGCGGGGCCAACCAGAAGTGGCGGATCGGCTCCGACGGCTCGATCACCGCGACGCAGTCGGGGCTCTGCCTGGAACTCGCGGGCGCGACCGCGAACGGCACCGCCGTGCGGCTCGGGACCTGCACGCACGCCACCACCCAGCAATGGACTCGGAACTGA
- a CDS encoding ThuA domain-containing protein produces the protein MTTLSRTLRAAFLLAALLLGVVPPVSAAPAAGFTVLVFSKTTGFRHDSIPAGIAAIRQLGQQNDFAVDATEDDSVFTDAGLAPYAAVVFLSTTGDPVGTQAGKDAFRRYIERGGGFAGIHAASDSGYDWGWYGQLVGAYFKQHPAQQNALVKVEDANHPSTQGLPAQYTHFDEWYDFRANPRPAVHVLTTVDESSYSGATMGADHPTTWCHDFDGGRSWYTGMGHTAESFGEPNFRHLLLGGIRTAAGAVPADCSVTTTPPPSGKQVVGAQSGRCVAVPNASTANGTQVQLRDCVAGQANQTWTYTAGKQLTVYGSKCLDASGRGTANGTPVIIWDCTGQPNQQWNVNANTITGVPSNLCLDASGRGTTNGTKIILWSCGGQANQQWSLR, from the coding sequence GTGACGACGCTGTCTCGTACTCTGCGCGCGGCCTTCCTGCTCGCCGCGTTGCTCCTGGGGGTCGTACCGCCCGTGTCCGCCGCCCCCGCGGCGGGTTTCACGGTCCTGGTGTTCTCGAAGACCACCGGCTTCCGGCACGACTCCATCCCGGCCGGGATCGCCGCGATCCGGCAACTGGGGCAGCAGAACGACTTCGCGGTCGACGCCACCGAGGACGACTCGGTGTTCACCGACGCCGGCCTGGCCCCGTACGCCGCCGTGGTCTTCCTGTCCACGACCGGCGACCCGGTCGGCACGCAAGCCGGGAAGGACGCCTTCCGGCGGTACATCGAGCGCGGCGGCGGGTTCGCCGGTATCCACGCTGCCTCCGACAGCGGGTACGACTGGGGCTGGTACGGCCAGCTGGTCGGTGCCTACTTCAAGCAGCACCCGGCGCAGCAGAACGCGCTGGTGAAGGTCGAGGACGCGAACCACCCGTCCACGCAGGGGCTGCCGGCCCAGTACACCCATTTCGACGAGTGGTACGACTTCCGGGCGAACCCGCGCCCGGCCGTCCACGTACTGACCACTGTGGACGAATCCAGCTACTCGGGCGCCACGATGGGCGCGGACCACCCCACGACGTGGTGCCACGACTTCGACGGCGGCCGGTCCTGGTACACCGGCATGGGCCACACCGCCGAAAGCTTCGGCGAACCGAACTTCCGGCACTTGCTGCTGGGCGGCATCCGCACCGCGGCCGGGGCGGTCCCCGCGGACTGCTCGGTCACCACCACGCCGCCGCCGTCGGGCAAGCAGGTCGTGGGCGCGCAGTCGGGCCGGTGCGTGGCGGTGCCGAACGCCTCGACGGCGAACGGGACCCAGGTGCAGCTGCGGGACTGCGTGGCGGGCCAGGCGAACCAGACGTGGACCTACACCGCGGGCAAGCAGCTGACGGTGTACGGGTCCAAGTGCTTGGACGCCTCGGGCCGCGGGACGGCCAACGGCACGCCGGTGATCATCTGGGACTGCACCGGGCAGCCCAATCAGCAGTGGAATGTTAACGCGAACACGATCACCGGCGTCCCGTCGAACCTCTGCCTGGACGCGTCCGGCCGCGGCACGACCAACGGCACGAAGATCATCCTGTGGTCCTGCGGCGGGCAGGCCAACCAGCAGTGGTCCCTGCGCTGA